In a genomic window of Gossypium arboreum isolate Shixiya-1 chromosome 7, ASM2569848v2, whole genome shotgun sequence:
- the LOC108482066 gene encoding ribonuclease 3-like protein 3 has protein sequence MKSLEPLLNLQHLCVNEKANDSSVESTQKTELFTTPLSLDEVEVILGYEFKNKQLLEEAFTHASLGEGFSNERLEYVGDSVLNLLFTKEQYFEYPDLSPGVLTRLRAANVDSDKLARVAVKHGFHRFLRHKKPLLEDQIRQFSEEIQRFPLHSNGLVDVPKALADLVESIIGAVFIDSNSSIDIVWKVFKDLLEPIIRRETLKIHPVTQLYEMCQKKNLKVKFVDLWKESTTFDVFVDDQFVGRGSCSLKKEIAHNRAAKDALDNIVRILDKKDM, from the exons ATGAAAAGCCTAGAGCCACTCCTTAATCTACAACACCTGTGTGTTAATGAAAAAGCTAACGACTCGTCTGTCGAGTCAACTCAGAAAACAGAATTGTTCACCACGCCGCTGAGTCTTGATGAGGTGGAGGTGATTTTGGGTTACGAGTTTAAGAACAAACAGTTGTTGGAAGAAGCTTTTACGCATGCTTCGCTTGGTGAGGGCTTCTCTAACGAGAGGTTAGAGTACGTCGGCGATTCCGTTCTTAATCTACTTTTTACAAAAGAGCAGTACTTTGAGTACCCTGATTTGTCGCCGGGGGTTTTGACTAGACTTCGAGCGGCTAATGTAGACTCCGATAAGCTTGCTCGTGTCGCCGTTAAACATGGATTTCATCGGTTTTTGCGTCATAAGAAACCTCTTCTTGAGGATCAA ATTCGACAATTTTCTGAAGAAATACAGCGGTTTCCTTTGCATTCAAATGGACTGGTTGATGTGCCAAAGGCATTAGCCGATCTTGTTGAATCTATAATTGGGGCTGTTTTTATCGACAGTAATTCCTCCATTGATATTGTTTGGAAG GTGTTCAAGGATTTGTTGGAACCCATAATCAGGCGCGAAACGTTAAAAATACATCCAGTAACCCAATTGTATGAAATGTGccaaaagaaaaatttaaaagtaaaatttGTAGATTTATGGAAAGAGAGCACAACATTCGATGTATTCGTAGATGACCAATTTGTAGGAAGAGGTTCATGTAGTCTTAAGAAGGAAATTGCTCATAATAGAGCTGCTAAAGATGCTTTGGATAATATTGTGAGAATCTTGGATAAGAAAGATATGTAG